Proteins found in one Amycolatopsis umgeniensis genomic segment:
- a CDS encoding kynureninase translates to MITVTDLVAEAAALDAADPLAHKRNDFDLDDSVAYFDGNSLGAPPKHVAGRVAAVVREEWGGRLIRSWSEGWWEAPERVGGRIAPLVGAAPGQVVVADSTSVNLFKALVAATRLNPGRDEILVDADTFPTDGYIADEAARLTGCTVRRVVAEDLPDEVSERTAVALVNHVDYVTGRVHDMAALTGALHGAGALALWDLCHSVGALPVELDATGVDLAVGCTYKFLNGGPGAPAFLYVATKWLTRFEQPLAGWAGDRDPSAMRGAYEAHAGIARGRAGTPDILSLLALDAALDVWDGVDRGLLREKGLALGDFFFRCADELLDGATIATPRGEDRGHQISVIDDDAAKTMAALIDRGVIGDFRPPNVLRFGLAPLYTTYGEVLRAVTTLGELAEG, encoded by the coding sequence ATGATCACCGTGACTGACCTCGTAGCCGAGGCCGCGGCACTGGACGCGGCCGATCCCTTGGCGCACAAGCGAAACGATTTCGACCTGGACGACTCTGTCGCCTATTTCGACGGCAACTCGCTGGGCGCGCCGCCGAAGCACGTGGCCGGACGTGTCGCCGCCGTCGTCCGCGAGGAATGGGGCGGGCGGCTCATCCGGTCTTGGTCGGAGGGCTGGTGGGAGGCGCCGGAGCGGGTCGGCGGGCGGATCGCGCCGCTCGTGGGGGCCGCGCCGGGGCAGGTCGTCGTGGCGGACTCGACCAGCGTGAACCTCTTCAAAGCGCTGGTCGCCGCGACCCGGCTCAACCCCGGCCGCGACGAGATCCTCGTCGACGCGGACACGTTCCCGACCGACGGCTACATCGCGGACGAAGCCGCCCGGTTGACCGGGTGCACGGTGCGCCGGGTCGTCGCCGAGGACCTGCCGGACGAGGTGAGCGAACGGACGGCCGTCGCGCTGGTCAACCACGTCGACTACGTCACCGGCCGTGTCCACGACATGGCCGCGCTCACCGGGGCGCTGCACGGCGCCGGGGCGCTCGCGCTCTGGGACCTCTGCCACAGCGTCGGCGCGCTCCCGGTCGAACTGGACGCGACGGGCGTGGACCTCGCCGTCGGCTGCACCTACAAATTCCTCAACGGTGGACCGGGTGCGCCTGCGTTCCTTTATGTGGCAACGAAATGGTTGACTCGATTCGAGCAGCCGCTGGCAGGCTGGGCCGGTGATCGCGATCCGTCCGCGATGCGCGGCGCGTACGAGGCGCACGCCGGGATCGCGCGTGGCCGCGCGGGAACTCCCGACATCCTTTCGCTGCTCGCGTTGGACGCCGCCCTCGACGTCTGGGACGGCGTGGATCGCGGGCTGCTGCGTGAGAAGGGCCTGGCGCTCGGCGATTTCTTCTTCCGGTGCGCGGACGAACTCCTCGACGGCGCGACCATCGCGACCCCGCGCGGCGAAGATCGCGGACACCAGATCTCGGTCATCGACGACGACGCGGCCAAGACGATGGCGGCCCTGATCGACCGCGGGGTGATTGGGGACTTCCGTCCGCCCAACGTGTTGCGGTTCGGTTTGGCGCCGCTCTACACCACCTACGGCGAGGTGCTCCGCGCCGTCACGACGTTGGGGGAGCTAGCCGAGGGGTGA
- a CDS encoding AMP-dependent synthetase/ligase, producing MTNQPTVAEQIEGQTIPALLHRNAQEFGELPAVTSLDIEGKPTLNWREFRTAIAEVSRGLAGLGLGSRDRMLIMAPSSPEHLIADLAAAHLGAIPCTAYATLSPEQIGYVARHSAAGVVVLAGADELGRWSQVLDDLPALRHVVLLDASVVPPDDKRFLSFAELRAAGAEAHAADPEAFEAVWTAIGPDDPLSMIYTSGTTGEPKGVVLSHRNAIYEAIAVQKLHESPMHASNIAYLPLAHIAEREISIYMPIVWAGHVHTVGDPTAVVGALGQVHPKSFFGVPRVWEKMVAGLKNLLGSLPEDKRNGLIGANELLQQGYKLRSEGQEVPPELAEKIAQTDAAALAPIRAMLGLDQIEVATSGAAALPVEILYFIAGLGVEIQEVWGLSETTGAVTSNTPSAFKAGSVGKPLEGIEVKVAEDGELLVRGAIVFLGYLQEDGSIKPDIDADGWLATGDIGTIDERGFITITDRKKELIITSSGKNIAPTKIEGLLKEHPLIGQAVAIGEKRPYVTALIVVDDEIAPGWATANGIQLTEGESLADNAQVRAEIEKAVEAANARLARIEQIKRYHVIPKAWTPESGEVTPTLKLKRRIINDRYAPAISDLYEATAPAPAAGS from the coding sequence TTGACCAACCAGCCGACCGTCGCCGAGCAGATCGAAGGCCAGACCATCCCCGCCCTGCTTCACCGCAACGCCCAGGAGTTCGGTGAGCTGCCGGCGGTCACGTCACTCGACATCGAGGGCAAGCCGACCCTGAACTGGCGCGAATTCCGCACCGCCATCGCGGAGGTGTCGCGCGGGCTCGCCGGGCTCGGGCTCGGATCCCGCGACCGGATGCTGATCATGGCGCCGAGCAGTCCCGAGCACCTGATCGCCGACCTCGCCGCGGCCCATCTCGGCGCGATCCCGTGCACCGCGTACGCGACGCTCAGCCCGGAGCAGATCGGGTACGTCGCCCGGCACAGCGCCGCCGGCGTCGTCGTCCTCGCCGGTGCCGACGAACTCGGCCGCTGGTCCCAGGTCCTCGACGACCTGCCCGCGCTGCGCCATGTCGTGCTGCTCGACGCGTCCGTGGTCCCCCCGGACGACAAGAGGTTCCTGTCCTTCGCGGAACTGCGCGCGGCGGGCGCCGAAGCGCACGCGGCCGACCCGGAGGCGTTCGAAGCGGTGTGGACCGCGATCGGCCCGGACGACCCGCTGTCGATGATCTACACCTCCGGCACCACCGGCGAGCCCAAGGGTGTCGTGCTGTCACACCGGAACGCGATCTACGAGGCGATCGCGGTCCAGAAACTGCACGAGTCGCCGATGCACGCCTCGAACATCGCGTACCTTCCGCTCGCGCACATCGCCGAACGCGAAATTTCGATCTACATGCCGATCGTGTGGGCCGGGCACGTGCACACCGTCGGCGACCCGACGGCCGTCGTCGGCGCGCTGGGCCAGGTGCACCCGAAGAGTTTCTTCGGGGTCCCGCGGGTGTGGGAAAAGATGGTCGCGGGCCTGAAGAACCTGCTCGGTTCGCTGCCGGAGGACAAGCGGAACGGCCTGATCGGCGCCAACGAACTCCTGCAACAGGGCTACAAACTGCGCAGTGAGGGCCAAGAGGTCCCGCCGGAGCTGGCGGAGAAGATCGCGCAGACCGACGCGGCCGCGCTCGCACCGATCCGGGCGATGCTGGGCCTGGACCAGATCGAGGTCGCCACCAGCGGTGCCGCCGCGCTTCCGGTCGAGATCCTGTATTTCATCGCCGGGCTCGGCGTCGAGATCCAGGAGGTCTGGGGGCTTTCCGAGACCACCGGCGCGGTCACGTCGAACACACCGTCGGCGTTCAAGGCCGGCTCGGTCGGGAAGCCGCTGGAAGGTATCGAGGTGAAGGTCGCCGAGGACGGTGAGCTGCTGGTCCGCGGCGCGATCGTGTTCCTCGGCTACCTGCAGGAGGACGGCTCGATCAAACCGGACATCGACGCCGACGGCTGGCTCGCCACCGGCGACATCGGGACGATCGACGAACGCGGCTTCATCACGATCACCGACCGCAAGAAGGAACTGATCATCACTTCGAGCGGCAAGAACATCGCGCCGACGAAGATCGAGGGCCTGCTCAAGGAACACCCGCTGATCGGGCAGGCCGTCGCGATCGGCGAGAAGCGGCCCTACGTGACGGCGCTGATCGTCGTCGACGACGAGATCGCGCCGGGCTGGGCGACCGCGAACGGCATCCAGCTCACCGAAGGCGAATCGCTCGCCGACAACGCGCAGGTGCGCGCGGAGATCGAGAAGGCCGTCGAGGCGGCGAACGCGCGGCTGGCGCGGATCGAGCAGATCAAGCGGTACCACGTGATCCCGAAGGCGTGGACACCCGAGAGCGGCGAGGTGACCCCGACGCTGAAGCTGAAGCGGCGGATCATCAACGACCGGTACGCGCCGGCGATCTCGGATCTCTACGAGGCCACCGCTCCGGCTCCCGCCGCCGGTTCCTGA
- a CDS encoding maleylpyruvate isomerase N-terminal domain-containing protein — MDLFSRSWAALLAAVAETPDEDFAKPSGCAGWLVQDLVCHLVIDAQDVLITLATPAETTPTRNAVTYWEVTDKPPTGEDDLDALIVRLAAAYQEPRLLKFHLDDVGSAAGRAADLADPGMWVGTRDIVLSAGDYLSAYVLEWTLHHLDLVAHLPHLPGPAADGLAKTRQILEQRTGEKFPASFSDTDALLVGTGRREPTDAETAELGDLAAKLPFVVG, encoded by the coding sequence GTGGATCTCTTCTCCCGCTCATGGGCGGCGCTTCTCGCCGCCGTCGCCGAAACCCCCGACGAAGACTTCGCCAAACCGTCCGGCTGCGCGGGCTGGCTGGTCCAGGACCTGGTGTGTCACCTGGTGATCGACGCCCAGGATGTCCTGATCACCCTCGCCACCCCCGCCGAAACCACGCCCACGCGCAACGCGGTCACCTACTGGGAGGTCACCGACAAGCCGCCCACCGGCGAGGACGATCTCGACGCGCTGATCGTGCGTCTCGCCGCCGCGTACCAGGAGCCCCGGCTCCTCAAGTTCCACCTCGACGACGTCGGTTCCGCCGCGGGCCGGGCCGCCGACCTCGCCGACCCGGGGATGTGGGTCGGCACCCGCGACATCGTCTTGTCCGCGGGCGACTACCTCTCCGCATACGTCCTCGAGTGGACGCTGCACCACCTCGACCTCGTCGCGCACCTGCCGCACCTCCCCGGTCCGGCCGCCGACGGCCTCGCCAAAACGCGGCAGATCCTGGAGCAGCGCACCGGGGAGAAGTTCCCGGCGTCGTTCTCCGACACGGACGCGCTGCTCGTCGGCACCGGACGCCGTGAGCCGACCGACGCGGAGACGGCCGAGCTCGGCGACCTGGCCGCGAAGCTGCCGTTCGTGGTCGGTTAG
- a CDS encoding SDR family NAD(P)-dependent oxidoreductase: MNGLLDDKAVVVTGAGRGLGEAFAVHVARAGGAVVVNDIDLALAERTAENIRRFGGKAVASGHSVADPKQAQEIIDLCLGEFGAVDGLVNNAGLNYEALPWEDDVEQARELVEVNVLGVMYTGLAAIKAMVARGKPGSIVNISSGASLGQRKLGVYAASKGAVASLTYSWALDLEESGIRVNAVCPLAHTRMVWKSERSLRSCPPDRTPSRIAPVVLFLLGAGSDGITGQMIRCNGPQLHVMGQPYLKQPILERPVWDTETVQRAFDEVFSAHLENYGLEKRVPPRLRKWTESTRTA; the protein is encoded by the coding sequence ATGAACGGTTTGCTCGACGACAAGGCCGTCGTCGTGACCGGGGCGGGACGGGGCCTCGGCGAGGCGTTCGCGGTGCACGTGGCGAGGGCGGGCGGGGCCGTCGTGGTCAACGACATCGACCTCGCGCTGGCCGAACGGACGGCGGAGAACATCCGCCGCTTCGGCGGGAAGGCGGTCGCCAGCGGGCACAGCGTCGCGGATCCGAAACAGGCACAGGAGATCATCGACCTCTGCCTCGGCGAGTTCGGCGCTGTCGACGGGCTGGTCAACAACGCGGGGTTGAACTACGAGGCGTTGCCGTGGGAGGACGACGTCGAGCAGGCCCGTGAGCTGGTCGAGGTGAACGTCCTCGGCGTCATGTACACCGGGCTCGCCGCGATCAAGGCGATGGTCGCGCGCGGCAAACCGGGCTCGATCGTCAACATCTCGTCCGGGGCGTCACTCGGGCAGCGCAAACTCGGCGTATACGCCGCCAGCAAGGGCGCCGTCGCTTCGCTGACCTACTCCTGGGCGCTGGATCTGGAGGAGAGCGGGATCAGGGTGAACGCCGTCTGCCCGCTCGCGCACACCCGGATGGTGTGGAAATCCGAACGGTCGCTGCGGTCCTGCCCGCCGGACCGGACGCCGTCGCGGATCGCGCCGGTCGTGCTGTTCCTGCTCGGCGCCGGATCCGACGGGATCACCGGGCAGATGATCCGCTGCAACGGACCGCAGCTGCACGTCATGGGGCAGCCGTACCTGAAGCAGCCCATCCTCGAGCGGCCGGTGTGGGACACCGAGACCGTGCAGCGCGCCTTCGACGAGGTCTTCAGCGCGCACCTGGAGAACTACGGTCTCGAAAAGCGTGTCCCACCCCGGCTGCGCAAATGGACGGAGTCGACCAGGACGGCCTAA
- a CDS encoding MFS transporter, with product MKTNAAPRMTAALANLEFRALWLAEVQSLIGDQLTIVALAILVYDRTGSALLSAVVYSLTFLPALAGGLGLSQLADRYPRRTVLVISSLIQAVLIAIMAIPGTPLALLCGLVVLARLANAPGNAAQNALTREVFTDDDLYLKSQDIRGISTNTAMLLGLAGGGLLVSQVGASWALALDAATFLLSAAVVRFSVSRRAAASDGNGSWFGAVKQVFGNRHLRVLVWFSWLVGLAVIPEGLAAPLAAEMGVGKQAVGWLLAADPLGFVIGAFLLSRFVSAEQRRKLLGVLAALPMVALIGFVFKPGLIPALLLLAAAGAAGAYLITVSATFITWVPNELRGGAGGVYRTGLRVAQGIGAGLGGLAADRLGAATSAIALAGMVGLLLAVLVALSWAHINGSSPEPLTS from the coding sequence GTGAAGACGAACGCGGCGCCGCGGATGACCGCCGCCCTGGCGAACCTCGAGTTCCGCGCACTCTGGCTCGCCGAGGTGCAGTCCCTGATCGGGGATCAGCTCACCATCGTCGCGCTGGCGATCCTCGTCTACGACCGCACCGGGTCCGCGCTGCTCTCGGCGGTGGTCTACTCCTTGACCTTCCTGCCCGCGCTGGCCGGCGGCCTCGGCCTCTCCCAGCTGGCAGATCGCTACCCGAGGCGCACCGTCCTCGTCATCTCGTCGCTGATCCAAGCGGTGCTGATCGCGATCATGGCGATCCCCGGCACGCCGCTCGCCCTGCTGTGCGGGCTGGTGGTGCTGGCACGGCTCGCGAACGCCCCCGGCAACGCCGCGCAGAACGCGCTGACCCGCGAGGTGTTCACCGACGACGACCTCTACCTCAAGAGCCAGGACATCCGGGGCATCTCGACCAACACCGCCATGCTGCTCGGCCTGGCGGGCGGCGGTCTGCTGGTTTCGCAGGTCGGGGCGAGCTGGGCGCTGGCACTGGACGCCGCGACGTTCCTGCTGAGCGCGGCCGTGGTCCGCTTCTCGGTCTCGCGGCGGGCGGCGGCGTCCGACGGCAACGGCAGCTGGTTCGGCGCGGTGAAGCAGGTATTCGGCAACCGCCACCTGCGGGTGCTGGTCTGGTTCTCGTGGCTGGTCGGCCTGGCCGTCATCCCCGAAGGGCTCGCCGCGCCGCTGGCCGCGGAGATGGGCGTGGGGAAACAAGCCGTCGGCTGGTTGCTGGCGGCCGACCCACTGGGCTTCGTCATCGGCGCGTTCCTGCTCTCCCGGTTCGTTTCCGCGGAACAACGGCGGAAGCTCCTGGGAGTGCTGGCGGCACTGCCGATGGTCGCCCTGATCGGCTTCGTGTTCAAACCGGGGCTGATCCCGGCGCTGCTCCTGCTGGCGGCGGCGGGTGCCGCGGGTGCGTACTTGATCACGGTGAGCGCCACGTTCATCACCTGGGTCCCGAACGAACTCAGGGGCGGTGCGGGTGGGGTGTACCGCACGGGGTTGCGGGTGGCTCAGGGAATAGGGGCGGGACTCGGCGGGCTCGCCGCCGATCGGCTCGGGGCGGCGACCTCGGCCATCGCGCTGGCAGGCATGGTCGGCCTGCTGCTGGCCGTACTGGTCGCGCTCAGCTGGGCGCACATCAATGGATCCAGTCCGGAACCGTTGACATCATGA
- a CDS encoding GGDEF domain-containing protein, which yields MPAETGDRRQHGDGTGDLDGRAETAAADSGVPVTERGQASPEGDRAEPRQRHPYDPRAWALWQRPKRFIAFLFALEAIGIAIMVVATMNSTNPGRIDWVRFAILAVGATAHIQLTQRQEERRRDRSRTVLIDLTAVWTFPAAVILPLSLTLSIIALVRIQHWFIARRPAHNFVFSSVTHGVSVTLASLTFAAFGPHEWGRISGWSTLGEFGVLIITGMVFEAVQIAYIGGILAIGSPKRPSLSTVLGNTADNLLEAITIGLGAVTAVLLLIMPPMVVVMAVVTVVFNRLAEIDQLQNDARTDPKTGVLNMRGWSESADRALGRTARSDDNLALLMIDLDHFKWINDTYGHPAGDDVLRDVAQKLDEVTRPADVIGRFGGEEFLVLLPDIDETAAKLAAERVRSAIAELHIVTTDKRGSRVTIAGRTTSIGAALFPRHGDSLEELLHAADAAVYVAKENGRNQVRFAQDLDRPAPPPVAEG from the coding sequence TTGCCAGCCGAGACCGGCGACCGCCGCCAGCACGGCGACGGCACCGGCGACCTTGACGGACGAGCGGAGACGGCCGCCGCGGACAGCGGTGTACCGGTGACCGAACGCGGGCAGGCGAGCCCGGAAGGTGACCGGGCCGAACCGCGACAGCGCCATCCCTACGATCCCAGGGCATGGGCGCTGTGGCAGCGGCCGAAACGATTCATCGCGTTCCTTTTCGCCTTGGAGGCGATCGGAATCGCGATCATGGTCGTCGCGACGATGAATTCCACGAATCCGGGAAGAATAGACTGGGTTCGTTTCGCCATCCTCGCCGTCGGCGCCACGGCGCATATTCAGCTCACTCAGCGTCAAGAGGAAAGGCGGCGCGATCGCAGCCGCACCGTTCTCATCGACCTCACCGCGGTCTGGACATTTCCGGCCGCGGTCATCCTGCCGCTTTCATTGACGCTTTCCATCATCGCGCTCGTACGAATACAGCATTGGTTCATCGCCCGGCGGCCCGCGCACAACTTCGTGTTCTCGTCGGTCACCCACGGTGTTTCGGTGACCTTGGCGTCGCTCACCTTCGCCGCGTTCGGACCGCATGAATGGGGACGGATTTCCGGCTGGAGCACGCTCGGCGAATTCGGCGTCCTGATCATCACCGGGATGGTCTTCGAAGCGGTGCAGATCGCCTACATCGGCGGCATCCTCGCGATCGGCTCGCCGAAGCGGCCGTCGCTGTCGACCGTACTCGGCAACACGGCGGACAACCTGCTGGAAGCCATCACGATCGGCCTCGGCGCGGTCACCGCGGTGCTCCTGTTGATCATGCCACCGATGGTGGTCGTGATGGCCGTGGTGACGGTGGTGTTCAATCGCCTCGCCGAGATCGACCAACTCCAAAACGACGCGCGGACGGACCCGAAAACCGGTGTTCTCAACATGCGCGGATGGTCGGAGTCGGCCGATCGGGCGCTCGGAAGGACCGCCCGATCGGACGACAACCTTGCGCTACTGATGATTGATCTCGACCACTTCAAGTGGATTAACGACACATATGGACATCCTGCGGGCGACGACGTCCTCCGCGACGTGGCACAGAAATTGGACGAGGTCACCAGGCCCGCCGACGTCATCGGCCGGTTCGGTGGCGAGGAATTCCTGGTGCTTCTCCCGGATATCGACGAAACGGCCGCGAAACTCGCCGCCGAGCGAGTGCGCAGTGCAATCGCAGAACTGCATATAGTGACCACGGACAAACGAGGTAGTCGCGTGACCATCGCGGGCCGGACCACCTCGATCGGGGCCGCCTTGTTCCCTCGTCACGGTGATTCTCTGGAGGAACTCCTGCACGCCGCCGACGCCGCCGTGTACGTGGCCAAGGAAAACGGCAGGAACCAGGTGCGGTTCGCCCAGGATCTGGACCGGCCCGCTCCTCCGCCCGTCGCCGAGGGCTGA
- a CDS encoding phospholipase A2, protein MPATAEAAARPARIRRPWSTSGWLLLVTVLVFGFGLISSRPASPPDQGPPTGDILAAQNAVDALVRPGRVENVIAELPADFTAVSGITPGVMTARDGTVRAVHTDGGCSAPWGDDNTKWDYAVPCKAHDLGYDILRYAERKGHPLGQEARSTLDDRLSADMHQACAINPMDSRGTCEVVASLYTAGLVLNSWHQRWGPPVGDPLGPMIVGVLVIGALLVFRLRGWVRTRRTAVTLPREPRPVHPVGRWALLGVAGVVLMLLGESAVALAHWAGAPERSLWPFTWLAQLCPLIFFAVGRINEAGWRSIRATGGRYPQYLADRASPLLRPALIFAVVALVVPLALEVLGIPTGTNATVMRIALHPLWLLGVFLLTVVLAPALLTLYRRTRTASVTGLLALTLASEAAAQWSGSPIPRYAETLFLALFVQQLAFAHADGVRPPRGALLATAFTGAAGLGLAVAVRGEGPMLLGGPGAPAALSGPPWGVLLLGLVQLALLGLLARPLARLGASPVVAATARLVLRAPMSLYLVFLSAMLLLVAVVYLPGPFVDGLSWLARPRVLLALALLAVPAMLVFWWFERHSGPQQRAVDEPGLRAAIFCRAAATVGMAYAMLGVFGFALTRFGGASADADLLGLRLGPVQSLVNLLLGVYLLHTVRNGTSRMTGPWLVCAVACAPPLMGALDGRQVSAASVALPVATIVVAMLAAAATLVPARAARRVLP, encoded by the coding sequence ATGCCAGCGACAGCCGAAGCCGCCGCTCGTCCTGCCAGGATCCGGCGGCCATGGTCGACTTCGGGCTGGTTGCTGCTGGTCACGGTGCTGGTCTTCGGCTTCGGTTTGATCTCGTCGCGGCCTGCCTCGCCGCCGGATCAGGGACCACCGACGGGTGACATCCTCGCCGCCCAGAACGCCGTCGACGCGCTGGTGCGGCCGGGCCGGGTCGAGAACGTCATCGCCGAACTGCCCGCCGATTTCACCGCGGTCAGCGGGATCACCCCCGGCGTGATGACGGCACGCGACGGCACCGTGCGCGCCGTCCACACCGACGGCGGTTGCTCGGCGCCTTGGGGCGACGACAACACCAAGTGGGACTACGCGGTCCCCTGCAAGGCCCACGACCTGGGCTACGACATCCTCCGCTACGCCGAACGCAAGGGCCACCCGCTCGGCCAGGAAGCCAGGTCCACGCTCGACGACCGGCTCTCGGCCGACATGCACCAAGCTTGCGCCATCAACCCGATGGACTCGCGCGGCACCTGCGAGGTCGTCGCCTCCCTCTACACCGCCGGTCTCGTGCTCAACTCCTGGCACCAGCGCTGGGGGCCGCCGGTCGGCGACCCGCTCGGCCCGATGATCGTCGGGGTGCTGGTGATCGGCGCGCTGCTGGTGTTCCGTCTCCGCGGCTGGGTCCGCACGCGCCGGACAGCCGTCACGCTGCCCCGCGAGCCGCGTCCGGTGCACCCTGTCGGCCGCTGGGCACTGCTCGGGGTCGCCGGGGTCGTGCTGATGCTGCTCGGCGAATCCGCCGTCGCGCTCGCGCACTGGGCGGGCGCGCCGGAGCGGTCGCTGTGGCCGTTCACCTGGCTCGCGCAGCTCTGCCCGCTGATCTTCTTCGCGGTGGGCCGCATCAACGAGGCGGGCTGGCGGTCGATCCGCGCGACCGGCGGCCGCTATCCGCAGTACCTCGCCGACCGCGCGAGCCCGCTCCTGCGCCCCGCGCTGATCTTCGCCGTCGTCGCGCTGGTCGTCCCGCTCGCGCTGGAGGTGCTCGGGATCCCGACGGGCACGAACGCCACCGTCATGCGGATCGCGCTGCACCCGCTTTGGCTGCTCGGCGTCTTCCTGCTGACCGTCGTCCTCGCGCCGGCGCTGCTGACGCTCTACCGCCGGACCCGGACGGCCTCCGTCACCGGTCTGCTGGCCTTGACCTTGGCGAGCGAGGCCGCGGCGCAGTGGTCCGGCTCGCCGATCCCGCGCTACGCGGAGACCCTCTTCCTCGCCCTGTTCGTCCAGCAGCTGGCGTTCGCCCACGCCGACGGTGTCCGCCCGCCGCGTGGCGCCCTCCTGGCGACGGCGTTCACCGGCGCCGCCGGACTGGGCCTCGCGGTCGCCGTCCGCGGCGAAGGGCCGATGCTGCTCGGCGGCCCCGGCGCCCCGGCCGCGCTTTCGGGTCCGCCGTGGGGCGTCCTCCTGCTCGGACTGGTCCAGCTCGCGCTCCTCGGCCTGCTCGCGCGGCCACTGGCCCGGCTCGGCGCGAGTCCCGTGGTCGCCGCCACCGCCCGGCTCGTCCTCCGCGCCCCGATGAGCCTCTACCTCGTCTTCCTGTCCGCGATGCTGCTGCTCGTGGCCGTCGTCTACCTGCCGGGCCCGTTCGTGGACGGCCTCAGCTGGCTGGCCCGGCCGAGAGTCCTGCTCGCGCTCGCCCTGCTCGCCGTCCCCGCGATGCTCGTCTTCTGGTGGTTCGAACGTCATTCGGGACCCCAGCAGCGGGCTGTCGACGAGCCGGGCCTGCGCGCCGCGATCTTCTGCCGCGCCGCGGCGACCGTCGGGATGGCGTACGCGATGCTCGGCGTGTTCGGGTTCGCGTTGACCCGCTTCGGCGGCGCGTCGGCCGACGCCGATCTCCTCGGGCTCCGGCTCGGACCGGTCCAGAGCCTGGTCAACCTGCTACTGGGGGTGTATCTGCTGCACACCGTGCGCAA